A stretch of Deinococcus sedimenti DNA encodes these proteins:
- a CDS encoding SMP-30/gluconolactonase/LRE family protein — protein sequence MTHPAFQATHPDFHALFPDGAAPEQLGRGHTWTEGPTYVPARQRVIYSDVRQNRTWAYTDDGQLLDELNPSGYQNGHTLDAQGRLIACSHGQRALLRQEHDGSWTTLADRFEGARFNSPNDVVQHPDGSLWFTDPTYGLDKPEEGGRGEPMEIPGRWVFRLAPDGTLTAPIRDRHKPNGLAFASADTLLLADTGENPGTYRYHVTPQGEATLQELHFTVSPGKTDGLRLDEAGRIWSSAADGVHVLTPDGQELGRILFPETVSNVAFGGPGGKTLFVTASSGFWRVPTTTRVLTLS from the coding sequence ATGACCCACCCCGCCTTCCAGGCCACCCACCCGGACTTCCACGCCCTGTTCCCTGACGGCGCCGCGCCCGAACAGCTCGGCCGCGGGCACACCTGGACCGAGGGCCCCACGTACGTGCCCGCCCGGCAGCGCGTGATCTACAGCGACGTGCGGCAGAACCGCACCTGGGCGTACACCGACGACGGACAGCTGCTGGACGAACTGAACCCCAGCGGGTACCAGAACGGCCACACCCTGGACGCCCAGGGCCGCCTGATCGCCTGCTCGCACGGCCAGCGCGCGCTGCTGCGCCAGGAACACGACGGCAGCTGGACCACCCTGGCGGACCGCTTCGAGGGTGCCCGGTTCAACTCCCCGAACGACGTCGTGCAGCACCCCGACGGCAGCCTGTGGTTCACGGACCCCACCTACGGCCTGGACAAACCCGAGGAGGGCGGACGCGGCGAACCCATGGAGATCCCCGGCCGCTGGGTGTTCCGCCTGGCCCCCGACGGCACCCTGACCGCCCCCATCCGCGACCGGCACAAACCCAACGGCCTGGCCTTCGCCAGTGCGGACACGCTGCTGCTGGCCGACACGGGCGAGAACCCCGGCACGTACCGCTACCACGTCACCCCGCAGGGCGAGGCCACCCTGCAGGAGCTGCACTTCACGGTCAGTCCCGGCAAGACCGACGGCCTGCGCCTCGACGAGGCGGGCCGCATCTGGAGCAGCGCCGCCGACGGCGTGCACGTCCTCACCCCGGACGGACAGGAGCTGGGCCGCATCCTGTTCCCCGAGACGGTCAGCAACGTCGCCTTCGGCGGCCCAGGCGGAAAGACCCTGTTCGTCACGGCCAGCAGCGGCTTCTGGCGCGTCCCCACCACCACCCGCGTCCTGACGCTGTCCTGA
- a CDS encoding AAA family ATPase: MTRQNYKRKRRSDTTSQVKSFSVVKLNGNLNVNCLFRDNKLVLVGENGYGKTTILVMLYYTMTRQWVKLRKYDFESIELVFGNKNLKFSKSELEVNLVDMPYKNEIAKYIEENALEDIIEESPISFIRDASQIMGIPSIYFRRYVDMISNIELSDNVGEIDKYIMENMNFQVLYLPTYRRIEQDIRKIFPDVARRFNESLDKRSDNSKNYIEFVEFGMNDVDKLLSEELNRLREVFRGSLVGLTNRFLAGILSRNYATNSDIEVNPELYDMLKSRYSKELEITLGVPGFEKTIEDISKKRSKTDHDKIVQYFWQQLLNVYFEQYIASSSMLNFTNIVDGYLVNKDAIFNSQDYSFSIVRNAKKDKSKKENKNNPYLLFPDDINQDNKLKIKLKSLSSGEKQIISLFAHLHFGKFEKAFVIIDEPELSLSIDWQRSFLSDIVSIPNVIGLFSVTHSPFIFDNELEKYTHDLSEFSVMSNE; the protein is encoded by the coding sequence ATGACACGACAAAATTATAAGCGAAAGCGCAGGAGCGATACTACTTCGCAAGTCAAATCATTTTCTGTGGTCAAACTTAATGGAAATCTCAATGTTAATTGCCTTTTCCGTGACAACAAATTGGTTTTGGTTGGCGAGAACGGGTATGGTAAAACAACTATATTGGTGATGCTGTACTACACTATGACTAGGCAGTGGGTTAAGCTGCGCAAATACGATTTTGAATCTATAGAGCTTGTTTTTGGAAATAAAAATTTGAAGTTCAGTAAATCTGAACTTGAAGTGAATTTAGTGGATATGCCATATAAAAATGAGATAGCCAAATATATAGAGGAAAATGCACTAGAAGATATAATAGAGGAAAGTCCAATTTCATTCATTAGAGATGCATCCCAAATTATGGGTATCCCTAGTATATATTTTAGAAGATATGTAGATATGATTTCTAATATTGAATTGTCTGATAATGTTGGGGAAATCGACAAATATATTATGGAGAATATGAATTTTCAAGTCTTATACCTGCCAACATATAGACGAATTGAACAGGATATCAGGAAAATATTTCCGGATGTGGCGCGGAGATTTAACGAATCGTTGGATAAAAGGAGCGATAATTCTAAAAATTATATAGAGTTTGTTGAGTTCGGTATGAATGATGTAGATAAACTCTTGTCCGAAGAACTAAATAGATTGCGCGAAGTTTTCAGGGGATCTTTGGTGGGTTTAACGAATAGATTTCTTGCGGGAATCCTCTCTAGGAACTATGCGACAAATTCCGATATTGAGGTTAATCCTGAATTATACGACATGCTAAAATCCAGATACTCAAAAGAACTGGAGATAACACTGGGCGTTCCTGGATTCGAAAAAACGATTGAAGATATTAGTAAGAAAAGAAGTAAAACAGATCATGATAAAATTGTGCAGTATTTTTGGCAGCAACTGCTTAATGTTTATTTTGAGCAATATATAGCGAGTTCATCAATGCTGAATTTCACTAACATCGTGGATGGGTATTTAGTCAATAAGGATGCTATATTCAATTCGCAGGATTATTCATTTTCAATTGTACGTAATGCTAAAAAGGATAAATCTAAAAAAGAAAATAAAAATAATCCCTATCTACTATTCCCAGATGATATTAATCAAGATAATAAACTTAAAATAAAGCTTAAAAGCCTTTCCTCTGGAGAAAAACAGATAATTTCCTTATTTGCTCACCTACATTTTGGTAAGTTCGAAAAAGCATTCGTAATCATAGATGAACCTGAGCTATCTCTCTCTATAGATTGGCAAAGAAGCTTTTTGAGCGACATTGTATCAATACCAAATGTAATAGGCCTATTCTCTGTTACCCATTCGCCATTTATATTTGATAACGAGTTGGAGAAGTACACGCACGATCTTTCTGAATTTTCGGTAATGAGTAATGAGTAA
- the purF gene encoding amidophosphoribosyltransferase: MIFDPILDKPQDECGVFGMFSPEPLDLAWFTYLGLFALQHRGQEAAGMCVSDGEKFHVEKDLGLVTQVFDERRLDSVRLANARVSIGHVRYSTTGSNLRFNAQPLTTRTNKGILGLAHNGNFVNAREVRNDMLMQGALFQTTNDSEVMLNLIARESHMDLVEATAAAMKRLKGGFACVLMSRTQLLGFRDPNGVRPLVIGQRDDHAYVIASEPCALYAVGARLIRDVQPGELVWIDRTGLHSLMVAPKKPTPCAFEWIYFARSDSQLDGVDAHESRIRMGHQLAKEHPIEADIVVPVPDSGIGAAIGYARESGIPFDYGLYKNPYAGRTFIAPTQEARELKVKMKLSPTSAVRGKRVVLVDDSIVRGTTSRQIVNLLREAGATEVHFRVSSPPIKHPCFYGIDTAARKELVASTHSIEEIRDLIGADTLTFISEQGIREAVSGPGLCLACFNGEYPAGTPLLNDVDKLALEV, from the coding sequence ATGATCTTTGATCCGATTCTTGATAAGCCGCAGGATGAATGCGGTGTGTTTGGCATGTTCTCGCCGGAGCCGCTGGACCTGGCGTGGTTCACGTACCTGGGCCTTTTTGCGCTGCAGCACCGTGGGCAGGAGGCGGCGGGGATGTGCGTGTCGGACGGGGAGAAGTTCCACGTGGAGAAGGACCTGGGTCTGGTGACGCAGGTGTTCGACGAGCGGCGCCTGGACAGCGTGCGGCTGGCGAACGCGCGGGTGAGCATCGGGCACGTGCGGTACTCCACGACCGGGTCGAACCTGCGCTTCAACGCGCAGCCGCTGACGACCCGGACGAACAAGGGCATCCTGGGACTGGCGCACAACGGGAACTTCGTGAACGCCCGCGAGGTCCGCAACGACATGCTGATGCAGGGCGCGCTGTTCCAGACGACGAACGACAGCGAGGTCATGCTGAACCTGATCGCCCGCGAGAGTCACATGGACCTCGTGGAGGCCACCGCCGCCGCCATGAAACGCCTGAAGGGTGGCTTCGCGTGCGTGCTGATGAGCCGCACGCAGCTGCTGGGCTTCCGCGACCCGAACGGCGTGCGGCCCCTGGTGATCGGGCAGCGGGACGACCACGCGTACGTGATCGCCAGTGAGCCGTGCGCGCTGTACGCCGTCGGCGCGCGCCTGATCCGTGACGTGCAGCCCGGCGAACTCGTGTGGATCGACCGCACCGGCCTGCACTCCCTGATGGTCGCCCCGAAGAAACCCACCCCCTGCGCGTTCGAGTGGATCTACTTCGCCCGCAGCGACAGCCAGCTCGACGGCGTTGACGCCCACGAAAGCCGCATCCGCATGGGGCACCAGCTCGCCAAGGAACACCCCATCGAGGCCGACATCGTCGTGCCCGTCCCGGACAGCGGCATCGGCGCCGCCATCGGGTACGCCCGCGAGAGCGGCATTCCCTTCGACTACGGCCTGTACAAGAACCCGTACGCGGGCCGCACGTTCATCGCGCCGACGCAGGAAGCACGAGAGTTGAAGGTCAAGATGAAACTCTCCCCCACCAGTGCCGTGCGCGGCAAACGCGTTGTGCTGGTGGACGACAGCATCGTGCGCGGCACCACCAGCCGCCAGATCGTGAACCTGCTGCGCGAAGCGGGCGCCACCGAAGTTCACTTCCGGGTCAGCAGCCCGCCCATCAAGCACCCGTGCTTCTACGGCATCGACACCGCCGCCCGCAAGGAACTGGTCGCTAGCACGCACAGCATCGAGGAGATCCGCGACCTGATCGGGGCGGACACCCTGACGTTCATCAGCGAGCAGGGCATCCGAGAAGCCGTCAGCGGCCCTGGCCTGTGCCTCGCGTGCTTCAACGGGGAGTACCCGGCAGGCACCCCCCTGTTAAATGACGTGGACAAACTGGCACTGGAAGTCTGA
- a CDS encoding DUF4435 domain-containing protein, translated as MSNLLDRLKEARSSTVTVIDRFIREYGRHGAGAYIFVEGKNDRLYYQSIVKRIINKKHYIKIFVCGNRKAVIEAEKNLRDRRLPNGVKTLFFADRDFDYNLQNEPHSRGVCYTDGYSFENYLIDGENMRLAWDSCVTTATSGLDYDILSRIFKREYIKFARIMIDLSAHVLARRRYIREGEKIVLNDARILRFMNIDSDLNIEYEENILPKISDQIGLRMMKCDAKVFKNIKRDLREKGSLYYIRGKYLTTFIQKFLEGVQVLGKSVDANFAFDVQINERNIVNYILMRGNIPNNLASYVEARLV; from the coding sequence ATGAGTAATCTCCTTGACCGTCTTAAGGAGGCGAGGAGTAGCACGGTTACTGTTATTGACAGATTTATAAGGGAATATGGTAGGCACGGAGCAGGAGCCTACATATTTGTGGAGGGCAAAAATGATCGATTGTACTACCAAAGTATCGTGAAAAGAATTATTAATAAGAAGCACTATATTAAGATTTTTGTCTGTGGTAACAGGAAGGCAGTAATCGAGGCTGAAAAAAATCTTCGTGATCGCCGTTTGCCAAACGGTGTGAAAACACTATTCTTCGCAGATCGTGACTTCGATTATAATTTACAAAACGAACCTCATTCAAGGGGAGTTTGCTATACGGATGGATACTCATTTGAAAACTATCTTATTGATGGTGAAAATATGCGCTTGGCATGGGATAGTTGTGTAACCACTGCGACAAGCGGCCTAGACTACGATATTCTATCTCGAATATTTAAAAGAGAGTATATAAAATTTGCAAGAATTATGATAGATCTTTCTGCGCATGTTTTGGCGCGGCGTCGATACATTAGGGAGGGTGAAAAAATAGTACTAAACGATGCAAGAATATTGCGATTTATGAATATAGATAGCGATCTAAATATAGAATACGAGGAAAATATCTTGCCTAAAATAAGTGATCAAATTGGTTTGAGAATGATGAAGTGTGATGCAAAAGTGTTTAAAAATATTAAACGAGATCTCAGAGAGAAGGGTAGCCTTTATTACATTAGGGGGAAATATTTAACGACATTTATTCAGAAATTTCTCGAAGGGGTCCAAGTGCTTGGCAAAAGTGTTGATGCAAATTTCGCATTTGATGTTCAAATTAATGAGAGAAATATCGTCAACTATATTTTAATGCGTGGAAACATACCGAATAATCTGGCATCATATGTGGAAGCCAGACTAGTATAA
- a CDS encoding serine hydrolase: MNLRPLIAALLVTTAQATPTVQGAWHGPYYRLTLTGLSARDGTIRWTPGGTGADLKFSAALPTLTRTVPTAQDQIQIRVQDKGIQIRSAQGRPLRVNLMPVRAGVEGPTRFTAIDVYPEEAWTTYEPVPVTPCRAPTPVPELPYQPPRFATGPVGFYLAQIDPRTGTPIRVIANDPDRLYPLASTFKQIVLWGTLRDVQAGRLSLNTRLTVTETNRSIETYQPGTRTVQNLATQAIQNSENTASDVLHLRYGPDRLQALVTAQGACHTRVNTTTKAWWAAQAGLLPELYGPDVNTGAQQTFTLPPAQETQIRARAVQQAQTLNADRVLDHLDRAFFSPTYHPQTEVYLQNRSTPREWATLITRMYLDPSLTPTNRAFLRDTLARGCCRAKDPSVAYWGSKAGSGWRNVTMSGLLSLTTGQTFVYAYFNPGSDTIESVLIEKQLPDIARYVLENAKRLARNAP; encoded by the coding sequence ATGAACCTGCGACCCCTGATTGCCGCGCTGCTCGTCACGACCGCCCAGGCCACCCCCACCGTGCAGGGCGCGTGGCACGGCCCGTACTACCGCCTGACCCTGACCGGCCTGAGCGCCCGAGACGGCACGATCCGCTGGACGCCCGGCGGGACCGGCGCGGACCTGAAGTTCAGCGCGGCGCTCCCCACCCTGACCCGCACGGTGCCCACCGCGCAGGACCAGATCCAGATCCGCGTGCAGGACAAGGGCATTCAGATCCGCAGCGCGCAGGGCCGCCCGCTGCGCGTGAACCTGATGCCCGTCCGCGCGGGCGTCGAGGGGCCCACGCGCTTCACGGCCATCGACGTGTACCCCGAGGAAGCCTGGACGACGTATGAACCTGTCCCCGTCACGCCCTGCCGCGCACCCACCCCCGTCCCGGAACTGCCGTACCAGCCGCCCCGCTTCGCCACCGGCCCCGTCGGGTTCTACCTCGCGCAGATCGACCCGCGCACCGGCACGCCCATACGCGTCATCGCCAACGACCCGGACCGCCTGTACCCCCTGGCGAGCACCTTCAAACAGATCGTCCTGTGGGGCACCCTGCGCGACGTGCAGGCCGGACGCCTCAGCCTGAACACCCGCCTGACCGTCACCGAAACCAACCGCAGCATCGAGACCTACCAGCCCGGCACGCGCACCGTGCAGAACCTCGCCACGCAGGCCATCCAGAACAGCGAGAACACCGCCAGCGACGTCCTGCACCTCCGCTACGGCCCCGACCGCCTCCAAGCCCTCGTCACCGCGCAGGGCGCGTGCCACACCCGCGTGAACACCACCACCAAAGCGTGGTGGGCCGCGCAGGCCGGACTCCTCCCCGAACTCTACGGCCCAGACGTGAACACCGGCGCGCAACAGACCTTCACCCTCCCACCCGCCCAGGAAACCCAGATCCGCGCCCGCGCCGTGCAACAGGCCCAGACCCTGAACGCCGACCGCGTCCTCGACCACCTCGACCGCGCGTTCTTCAGCCCCACCTACCACCCCCAGACCGAGGTGTACCTGCAAAACCGCAGCACCCCCCGCGAATGGGCCACCCTGATCACCCGCATGTACCTCGACCCCAGCCTGACCCCCACCAACCGCGCGTTCCTGCGTGACACCCTCGCCAGAGGATGCTGCCGCGCCAAGGACCCCAGCGTCGCCTACTGGGGCAGCAAGGCGGGCAGCGGCTGGCGGAACGTCACCATGAGCGGCCTGCTCAGCCTGACCACCGGGCAGACCTTCGTGTACGCCTACTTCAACCCCGGCTCCGACACCATTGAAAGCGTCCTGATCGAGAAACAACTGCCGGATATCGCCCGGTACGTCCTGGAGAACGCCAAACGACTCGCTCGCAACGCCCCCTGA
- a CDS encoding 2-oxoglutarate dehydrogenase E1 component yields MTQSQTIMSGGNAAFIEGLYEAYLADPQSVDPQWRAYFDELRGGAHETPHSAIQEAFYQLGTQRRGGAVIPAPQGVSGAQQAAGALITAFRVYGHISAHTNPLKMRGLPVVPELTPEYYGLSAADLNEQVQDGPFSGPLRDVIAQLHDTYCGPIGFEFNYLPANERAWFQERVEANRGRGVFSRDERRRLMSKLNAAEGLELYLKNKYPGVKRFGLEGGESFIPLLDRIIQQAGRAGVKEVVLGMAHRGRLNTLVNIFGKPSSVLFDEFDGKKKLSDNPDVAGDVKYHMGYSSDVRTPGGPMHLALAFNPSHLEIVSPVVHGSVRARQDRRGDETRRSVLPITVHGDAAVSGQGVVMETLNLSRLRGFATGGAVRIVINNQVGFTISDPRDTRSSRYCTDVAKIANAPVLHVNGDDPEAVAFCGDLALAYRQEFGKDVFIDLICFRRNGHNEGDEPRMTQPIMYREIDQHPGTRALYAKKLETEGVLDAGEGDALVNRFRDQLDAGESVVEEMENAAQSKLAVDWSEYTSTHWRDEVSTAVPQEKLTALGLQLTEVPEGFKVHRTIERTVIKPRQAMSKGEQPLDWGMGEMLAYATLLEEGFGVRLVGQDSGRGTFVHRHAVLHDQNAQDPLNEEYMALAHLSADQGRVEVIDSTLSEEAVMAFEYGYSTSEPKALIAWEAQFGDFANGAQAVIDQFLSAGESKWQRLSGLTLLLPHGYEGAGPEHSSARLERYLQLCAQKNMQVVVPSSAAQIFHLLRRQVLRPYRKPLIVMTPKSLLRNKAAMSPLTDLAEGRFHEVIGDAEVTGARRVVISSGKLHWELVDARDADKEGYAGTALIRLEQLYPFPAEALAAELAKHPGAQVVWAQEEPENQGAWLMIWEDLEKVLAPGQTLKGATRPRSASTAAGYASVHAKEQAKVIADALGEKLSREVVEEQKDLAETAKQQG; encoded by the coding sequence ATGACGCAGTCGCAGACGATCATGTCCGGCGGGAACGCGGCCTTCATCGAGGGCTTGTACGAGGCGTACCTGGCGGACCCCCAGAGTGTCGATCCGCAGTGGCGGGCCTACTTCGACGAGTTGCGCGGTGGCGCGCACGAGACGCCGCACTCGGCCATCCAGGAGGCGTTCTACCAGCTGGGCACGCAGCGCCGCGGCGGGGCGGTCATTCCGGCGCCGCAGGGCGTCAGTGGCGCGCAGCAGGCGGCGGGCGCGCTGATCACGGCGTTCCGGGTGTACGGGCACATCAGCGCGCACACCAACCCCCTGAAGATGCGCGGGCTGCCCGTGGTGCCCGAGCTGACGCCCGAGTACTACGGCCTGTCCGCCGCGGACCTGAACGAGCAGGTGCAGGACGGTCCGTTCAGCGGGCCGCTGCGGGACGTGATCGCGCAGCTGCACGACACGTACTGCGGCCCGATCGGTTTCGAGTTCAACTACCTGCCCGCCAATGAGCGCGCGTGGTTCCAGGAGCGGGTGGAGGCCAACCGCGGCCGGGGCGTGTTCAGCCGCGACGAGCGCCGCCGCCTGATGAGCAAACTGAACGCCGCCGAGGGCCTGGAACTGTACCTGAAGAACAAGTACCCGGGCGTCAAACGCTTCGGTCTGGAGGGCGGCGAGTCCTTCATTCCGCTGCTGGACCGCATCATCCAGCAGGCCGGGCGGGCGGGCGTGAAGGAGGTCGTGCTGGGCATGGCCCACCGTGGCCGCCTGAACACCCTGGTGAACATCTTCGGCAAGCCCAGCAGCGTGCTGTTCGACGAGTTCGACGGGAAGAAGAAACTCAGCGACAACCCGGACGTGGCCGGGGACGTGAAGTACCACATGGGGTACTCCAGTGACGTGCGCACGCCCGGCGGGCCCATGCACCTGGCGCTGGCGTTCAACCCCAGCCACCTGGAGATCGTCTCCCCCGTCGTGCACGGCAGCGTCCGCGCCCGCCAGGACCGCCGTGGGGACGAGACCCGGCGCAGCGTGCTGCCCATCACCGTGCACGGCGACGCCGCCGTGAGCGGGCAGGGCGTGGTCATGGAGACCCTGAACCTGTCGCGCCTGCGTGGCTTCGCGACCGGCGGGGCCGTGCGCATCGTGATCAACAACCAGGTGGGCTTCACGATCAGCGACCCGCGCGACACCCGCAGCAGCCGCTACTGCACGGACGTCGCGAAGATCGCGAACGCGCCCGTGCTGCACGTGAACGGCGACGATCCCGAGGCGGTGGCGTTCTGCGGTGATCTGGCGCTGGCGTACCGGCAGGAGTTCGGCAAGGACGTGTTCATCGACCTGATCTGCTTCCGCCGCAACGGGCACAACGAGGGCGACGAGCCGCGCATGACGCAGCCGATCATGTACCGCGAGATCGACCAGCACCCCGGCACCCGCGCGCTGTACGCGAAGAAGCTGGAGACCGAGGGCGTGCTCGACGCGGGCGAGGGCGACGCGCTCGTCAACCGCTTCCGGGATCAGCTCGACGCCGGGGAATCGGTCGTCGAGGAGATGGAGAACGCCGCGCAGAGCAAGCTGGCGGTCGACTGGAGCGAGTACACCAGCACCCACTGGCGCGACGAGGTCAGCACCGCCGTCCCGCAGGAGAAACTCACCGCGCTGGGCCTGCAACTCACCGAGGTCCCCGAGGGCTTCAAGGTGCACCGCACCATCGAACGCACCGTCATCAAGCCCCGTCAGGCCATGTCGAAGGGCGAGCAGCCTCTCGACTGGGGCATGGGCGAGATGCTCGCGTACGCCACGCTGCTCGAGGAGGGCTTCGGCGTGCGCCTGGTCGGCCAGGACTCCGGGCGCGGCACGTTCGTGCATCGCCACGCCGTGCTGCACGACCAGAACGCGCAGGACCCGCTGAACGAGGAGTACATGGCGCTGGCGCACCTCAGTGCGGATCAGGGCCGCGTGGAGGTCATCGACTCCACCCTGTCCGAGGAGGCCGTCATGGCCTTTGAGTACGGGTACTCCACCAGTGAACCCAAGGCCCTGATCGCCTGGGAAGCGCAGTTCGGCGACTTCGCCAACGGCGCGCAGGCCGTCATCGACCAGTTCCTGAGCGCAGGCGAGAGCAAGTGGCAGCGCCTGAGCGGCCTGACCCTGCTCCTCCCCCACGGGTACGAGGGTGCGGGCCCCGAGCACTCCAGCGCCCGCCTGGAACGCTACCTGCAGCTGTGCGCGCAGAAGAACATGCAGGTCGTGGTGCCCAGTAGCGCCGCGCAGATCTTCCACCTGCTGCGCCGTCAGGTGCTGCGCCCCTACCGCAAGCCGCTGATCGTCATGACGCCCAAGAGCCTGCTGCGCAACAAGGCCGCCATGAGCCCCCTGACCGACCTCGCCGAGGGCCGCTTCCACGAGGTCATCGGGGACGCCGAGGTCACGGGCGCCCGCCGCGTCGTCATCAGCAGCGGCAAACTCCACTGGGAACTCGTGGACGCCCGCGACGCCGACAAGGAAGGCTACGCCGGGACCGCGCTGATTCGCCTGGAGCAGCTGTACCCCTTCCCCGCCGAGGCGCTGGCCGCCGAACTCGCGAAGCACCCCGGCGCGCAGGTCGTCTGGGCGCAGGAGGAACCCGAGAACCAGGGCGCGTGGCTGATGATCTGGGAGGACCTCGAGAAGGTGCTCGCGCCCGGGCAGACCCTCAAGGGCGCCACCCGTCCGCGCAGCGCCAGCACCGCCGCCGGGTACGCCAGCGTGCACGCCAAGGAACAGGCGAAGGTCATCGCCGACGCGCTGGGCGAGAAGCTCAGCCGCGAGGTCGTCGAGGAGCAGAAGGACCTCGCCGAGACCGCCAAACAGCAGGGCTGA